In a single window of the Chloroflexota bacterium genome:
- the speD gene encoding adenosylmethionine decarboxylase codes for MHLVIDGYGAPFEKLNDTDLVYRFLNEYPDAIGMTKIVPPQVYTYQGKTPEDWGVSGFVIIAESHISVHTFPDRQYVNIDIFSCKDFDATSSLEVVKRTFGLPQVKVWTLERGIEYSTPREGYNGMVHERVSIGVPSRADADTAN; via the coding sequence TTGCATCTTGTAATTGACGGCTACGGCGCACCATTTGAGAAGCTTAACGATACCGATCTCGTGTATCGCTTTCTCAACGAATATCCTGACGCCATCGGCATGACCAAGATTGTTCCGCCGCAGGTCTACACCTATCAGGGCAAGACGCCTGAGGACTGGGGCGTGTCCGGCTTCGTCATCATCGCCGAGAGTCATATAAGCGTTCACACCTTCCCGGATAGGCAGTATGTCAACATTGACATATTTTCCTGCAAAGACTTTGATGCGACTTCCTCACTAGAAGTGGTCAAGCGGACTTTCGGGCTGCCGCAGGTCAAGGTGTGGACGCTTGAGCGCGGTATAGAATACTCCACGCCGCGCGAAGGATACAACGGCATGGTGCACGAGCGCGTGAGCATCGGCGTGCCGTCGCGCGCAGACGCGGATACCGCGAACTGA
- a CDS encoding ABC transporter ATP-binding protein: MIELEHISKYYGDFPAVTDISFRVEQGEILGFLGPNGAGKSTTMKVITGFHPPTEGTATIAGYDIVNESLDARRHIGYLPETVPLYTDMEVREYLAFMGKIRGMSSDYIRRRTDEVIEICRLEEYRGTHIGKLSKGFRQRVGIAQAILHEPAVLVLDEPTIGIDPIQVVETRQLIKDLGGEHTLILSTHILPEVSMICERVIIIHEGQIVAVDRPENLATRLRGVERIEIDARGPSREIAEAIEGVEGVEAVDHRYSQEGGYSTFIVGTDPQSEPRAMLASTVVGGGWELLRLQSIGMSLEEIFLQVTTEESVPEPIAVAEE, from the coding sequence ATGATTGAGCTGGAACACATTAGCAAATACTACGGCGATTTCCCCGCAGTTACCGATATTTCGTTTCGCGTGGAACAGGGCGAGATTCTGGGCTTTCTCGGACCGAACGGCGCGGGCAAGTCCACGACGATGAAGGTAATCACTGGATTTCACCCTCCGACCGAAGGAACCGCGACCATCGCCGGATACGACATCGTGAACGAGTCGTTGGACGCGCGCCGGCACATCGGCTACCTGCCCGAAACCGTGCCGCTGTACACGGACATGGAAGTGCGCGAATACCTGGCGTTCATGGGCAAGATACGCGGTATGTCGTCCGACTATATCCGCAGGCGCACGGACGAAGTCATCGAAATTTGCCGGCTGGAAGAATACCGCGGGACTCACATCGGCAAGCTGTCAAAGGGGTTTAGGCAGCGCGTGGGCATTGCACAGGCGATATTGCACGAGCCTGCCGTGCTTGTGCTTGATGAGCCGACCATCGGCATCGACCCGATTCAAGTCGTCGAGACAAGGCAGCTCATCAAAGACCTGGGCGGCGAGCACACGCTGATACTTAGCACGCACATCCTGCCCGAAGTGAGCATGATTTGCGAGCGCGTAATCATCATCCATGAAGGGCAGATTGTCGCGGTGGACAGACCCGAAAACCTGGCTACAAGGCTGCGCGGCGTGGAACGCATCGAGATTGACGCGCGCGGGCCATCCCGCGAGATTGCGGAGGCTATCGAGGGCGTAGAAGGCGTAGAAGCCGTTGACCATCGCTATTCGCAAGAAGGCGGATATTCCACATTTATCGTAGGCACGGACCCGCAATCCGAACCGCGCGCCATGCTCGCGTCAACGGTCGTAGGCGGCGGCTGGGAACTACTGCGCCTGCAATCGATAGGGATGTCGCTCGAAGAGATTTTCTTACAAGTTACGACCGAAGAATCGGTGCCAGAGCCAATCGCAGTCGCCGAAGAATAG
- a CDS encoding ABC transporter permease subunit → MRNTFTIAWKETKAYFTTPTAYIVGAMFLVLTGIFFVFDMTRPFAEASVRNFVSWASLFIMFLAPLLTMRLLAEEQKLGTLELLLTAPVQDWEVVAGKYIASFIALMVTIIFTFYYVALLYVFATPDTGPILSAYFGLVLYGMAALAIGLMASSLSGNQIVAAVVGIGILLTLSFIDRIASIVEGVASDVLNAISMNAHFTDFARGVIDTSHIVYYISMAAVFLFIAVRSLETRRWR, encoded by the coding sequence TTGAGAAATACATTCACCATAGCCTGGAAGGAGACGAAGGCGTACTTCACCACGCCGACGGCGTACATCGTTGGTGCGATGTTCCTCGTGCTGACGGGTATCTTCTTCGTCTTCGATATGACGCGTCCATTCGCAGAGGCGAGCGTGCGGAACTTTGTCTCGTGGGCGAGCCTGTTCATTATGTTCCTGGCTCCCCTCCTGACGATGCGCCTGCTCGCTGAAGAGCAGAAATTGGGTACGCTCGAACTGCTGCTGACCGCCCCCGTGCAAGACTGGGAAGTCGTGGCCGGCAAGTACATCGCGAGTTTCATCGCGCTGATGGTTACCATAATCTTCACTTTCTACTATGTGGCGCTGCTGTATGTATTCGCCACCCCTGACACCGGCCCGATACTTAGCGCATACTTCGGTCTGGTGCTCTATGGCATGGCAGCGCTCGCCATCGGCCTAATGGCGTCATCGTTATCCGGCAATCAGATTGTCGCGGCGGTAGTCGGCATCGGCATTTTGCTGACCTTATCGTTTATCGACCGGATAGCATCTATCGTGGAAGGCGTCGCGTCGGATGTGCTGAACGCCATTTCCATGAACGCGCACTTCACCGATTTCGCGCGCGGCGTCATCGACACGAGCCATATCGTCTATTACATAAGCATGGCGGCGGTATTCCTGTTTATCGCCGTCCGGTCACTAGAAACGCGCAGGTGGCGGTAA
- the speB gene encoding agmatinase, with amino-acid sequence MPASEYHWLGDVPLQWRTFLDTPPNENHPDDAGVFVIPVPYDSTTSFKAGARHGPAAIIEASKHIEDYDIELDCDISATGIHTTPELLPQMDSPQSMIAAVRTAVATAASHGKLTALLGGEHTITIGAVQAYKTLNPDLSVLYLDAHADMRDCYQGTRWGHASVARRIMEFCPVALVGVRSTSEEEMHRIRTHRIPTAFWTAGSPDNMPDAMAIMSESLTDKVYISIDLDVLDPSLMSAVGTPEPGGMLWHEALELLRIVSRRAEIVGFDIVELSPREGPIACAFTAAKLAYKLIGYATATRRR; translated from the coding sequence ATGCCCGCATCTGAATACCATTGGCTCGGGGATGTGCCGCTGCAATGGCGCACCTTCCTCGACACGCCTCCAAACGAAAATCATCCGGATGATGCCGGTGTATTCGTCATTCCCGTGCCATACGACAGCACGACATCGTTTAAGGCCGGCGCACGGCACGGACCTGCGGCTATCATCGAAGCGTCCAAGCACATTGAAGACTACGACATAGAGCTAGACTGCGACATATCCGCAACTGGTATTCACACCACGCCCGAATTGCTGCCGCAGATGGACAGCCCGCAATCTATGATTGCCGCCGTCCGTACAGCCGTCGCCACCGCAGCGTCGCATGGCAAGCTTACCGCGTTGCTGGGCGGAGAACACACCATTACAATAGGCGCAGTGCAGGCGTACAAAACGCTGAATCCGGACCTGTCCGTGCTATACTTGGACGCCCACGCCGATATGCGCGACTGCTATCAAGGCACGCGATGGGGGCATGCATCGGTCGCGCGCCGTATAATGGAATTTTGCCCGGTGGCGCTCGTGGGCGTGCGCAGCACTAGCGAAGAAGAAATGCATCGGATAAGAACGCATCGGATACCGACGGCATTCTGGACGGCAGGTTCGCCTGACAATATGCCCGATGCGATGGCAATAATGTCTGAAAGTCTCACCGACAAAGTGTATATCAGCATAGACCTCGATGTGCTCGACCCGTCGCTTATGTCAGCCGTAGGAACGCCCGAACCGGGCGGCATGCTATGGCACGAGGCGCTCGAACTGCTGCGAATCGTCAGTCGTCGCGCGGAAATCGTGGGCTTCGACATCGTGGAACTCAGCCCGCGCGAAGGTCCGATCGCCTGCGCATTCACGGCAGCGAAACTTGCCTATAAGCTAATCGGCTACGCGACGGCTACGCGGCGAAGATGA